The sequence TTCGCCCGCAAGTTGCCGCTGGTGATCGGCTCGATGCTGGGCATGTCCATCGTGCTGGTGAATTTCACCGATTCGAACACGATCTGCATCGCCGTGCTGACCATTGCCTTCTTTGCGCAAGGCATCGCCTCGTCTTCGTGGGCCGCCGTGTCGGAAGTCGCGCCCAAAGAGTTGATCGGCTTGACCGGCGGGATCACCAGCCTCGCCGCCAACATTGGCGGCATCGTCACGCCGATCGTGATTGGCACGATTGTTCACGCCACCGGCTCATTCGCCTGGGCTTTCTGGTTCATTGGCGGCGTCGCCCTGATCGGCACCCTCTCCTACTCACTGCTGCTCGGACGCTTGTACCGCATCGAATTGAAGGTGCGCTAAAGCCAACAGCACCGTTTTCTCCAACTGCAGGCGGCTTTCGTCCAACTTCACCAACGACTGCCGCCGTACGCTGAAGCTACCAACAGGACTCATAACAGGATGAACATGACTGAATACGTCTTCACGCCGGATCTGCCCGTGACCTTGCCCGTTGTCGGCAGTGAACAACGTTTTCCCGTTGGCCGGGTATTTTGTGTCGGCCGCAATTACCCGTGGCCAGATGCCGTCGGCCAGTCGCGCCAGCCACCGGTGTTTTTCATGAAACCAGCCAGCAACGTCGTCGACGCCGTCGGCGAGGTGGCATTCCCTTCGCTGACCGAGGATTTCGCCCACGAAATCGAGTTGGTGGTGGCCATCGGTGAAGGTGGCGCGAATATTCCCGAAAGCGAGGCGCTGGCTTATGTCTGGGGCTACGCCGCCGGCCTCGACCTGACCCGCCGTGATATTCAGCGCGC comes from Pseudomonas sp. RU47 and encodes:
- a CDS encoding fumarylacetoacetate hydrolase family protein is translated as MNMTEYVFTPDLPVTLPVVGSEQRFPVGRVFCVGRNYPWPDAVGQSRQPPVFFMKPASNVVDAVGEVAFPSLTEDFAHEIELVVAIGEGGANIPESEALAYVWGYAAGLDLTRRDIQRAAKSNGLPWEGAKVFDGAAPMTAIVPVTRAGHPEGELWLNVNGQERQRDSLDSQIWSVAEVISRISQSVALRAGDLIMTGSPAGVDGLHPGDVINAGIDGIGQLEMRVGPRA